In a single window of the Verrucomicrobiaceae bacterium genome:
- a CDS encoding methionine synthase gives MKNQPLRTSVIGSYPFPGWLEFSAQHLGSFGTADIAEMQDDAAQVAIQDQITAGLDVITDGEQTRFDFNLSFYGFIEGIALEPASPRRFGPPAHDQRGKHEISGELRAPRGLGAVEEFQRLQRLAAKTGKRLKVSVPGPYTLSGRLLPNDRYKDRYAITEALLPIVNKEIADLVAAGAEEICVDEPSMSCYGYREDTRRFVDIFNRTVSSGYGKARICTHLCFGNFKGHPVGWRKYAPLFPAFLDLHCDEVHVEMANREYAELEVIKPMSERYDVAVGIIDVKSYHIETPEQVADAVRACLKHAPADKLVFAPDCGLSQTARWAAKKKLASMCAGVEIVKKELGL, from the coding sequence ATGAAAAACCAACCGCTCCGCACCTCCGTCATTGGCAGTTATCCGTTTCCGGGATGGCTGGAATTCTCTGCGCAGCATCTCGGCAGCTTCGGCACGGCGGACATCGCGGAAATGCAGGACGATGCGGCGCAGGTGGCGATCCAGGATCAAATCACCGCTGGGCTGGATGTCATCACGGATGGCGAACAGACGCGTTTTGACTTCAATTTGTCATTTTACGGCTTCATCGAGGGCATCGCGCTCGAACCGGCTAGTCCGCGGCGCTTTGGGCCGCCTGCGCATGATCAGCGCGGCAAACACGAGATTTCCGGCGAACTCCGTGCTCCGCGTGGCCTCGGTGCGGTGGAGGAATTTCAGCGTTTGCAGCGTCTCGCGGCAAAAACGGGCAAAAGGCTCAAAGTCTCCGTTCCAGGTCCTTACACGCTCAGTGGGCGGCTTTTGCCAAATGATCGCTACAAGGACCGCTACGCCATCACGGAGGCGCTTTTGCCCATCGTGAACAAGGAGATCGCCGATCTCGTCGCGGCGGGTGCGGAGGAAATCTGCGTGGATGAGCCGAGCATGAGCTGCTACGGCTACCGCGAGGACACGCGGCGCTTCGTGGACATCTTCAATCGCACTGTCAGCAGCGGTTACGGCAAGGCCCGCATCTGCACGCATCTCTGCTTTGGTAATTTCAAAGGCCACCCCGTCGGCTGGCGCAAATACGCGCCTCTGTTCCCCGCTTTCCTCGATCTGCACTGTGACGAAGTCCACGTCGAGATGGCGAACCGTGAATACGCGGAGCTGGAGGTCATCAAACCGATGTCCGAGCGCTACGATGTCGCCGTGGGCATCATCGACGTGAAAAGCTACCACATCGAGACCCCAGAGCAGGTCGCTGATGCCGTCCGCGCCTGCCTGAAGCATGCGCCAGCGGACAAGCTGGTCTTCGCCCCGGACTGCGGCCTCTCTCAAACCGCACGCTGGGCCGCGAAAAAGAAGCTCGCCAGCATGTGCGCGGGTGTGGAGATCGTGAAGAAGGAACTCGGGCTCTAA
- the tgt gene encoding tRNA guanosine(34) transglycosylase Tgt, with protein sequence MPDSRLHFRLEARASGSRSRAATFRTLHGEVRTPLFMPVGTQATVKAQTPESLHASGSQILLANTYHLLLRPGPEVFEKMGGIHRFMQWPGSVLTDSGGYQIFSLPHSRSMTEKGAVFQSYVDNRRILLSPELSIQTQRSIGSDIMMVLDQCIPSTADEKTARQALQVTRRWAARSLAAREDSPQSLFAIVQGALYPHLRKESAAGLVQMPFDGFAIGGLAVGEAKSEREDVCELTAALLPEDRPRYLMGVGTPLDVLEAVHRGVDMFDCIIPTQVARRGTAFTSHGIVELRRAVYKFADVPLDAACGCPVCATHSRAYLHHLTKTQETLGWQLIGQHNIHFYHALMREVRQSILEDRFTALYTQKRAILQEEDVENPVSPPKRVKRSTEPPTSLGHYELHESTVRHRVSGEVLASTCTLDLEPLKHMLLSAGEPLVVLDPELGIGAAALAAILAYEALAEAQNDDLRPMHIISHAEDLDALRLALAQKRHFPFLRHGAADTLLLRGNWKSRFKPGLSWELKSRATEAPVADFVLRAE encoded by the coding sequence ATGCCCGATTCACGACTGCATTTCCGACTCGAAGCCCGCGCTAGCGGGTCGCGTTCGCGTGCGGCGACGTTTCGCACGCTGCATGGAGAGGTGCGCACGCCTCTCTTCATGCCTGTAGGCACGCAGGCGACGGTGAAGGCACAGACGCCGGAGTCTCTGCATGCCTCTGGCTCCCAGATCCTGCTGGCAAATACTTACCACCTACTGCTGCGGCCTGGGCCAGAGGTCTTTGAAAAAATGGGCGGCATCCACCGCTTCATGCAGTGGCCAGGCTCGGTGCTGACGGATAGCGGCGGCTACCAGATCTTCTCCTTGCCGCACTCTCGCTCCATGACGGAGAAAGGCGCTGTGTTCCAAAGCTACGTGGATAACCGCCGCATCCTGCTGAGCCCCGAACTGAGCATCCAGACGCAGCGCAGCATCGGCAGTGACATCATGATGGTGCTCGATCAATGCATCCCCAGCACAGCAGATGAAAAAACAGCCCGCCAGGCACTGCAAGTGACGCGGCGCTGGGCGGCACGCAGCCTCGCCGCGCGGGAGGACTCTCCTCAATCGCTCTTCGCGATCGTGCAGGGGGCTCTGTATCCGCATTTGAGGAAAGAGAGTGCCGCAGGCCTGGTGCAGATGCCATTCGATGGATTCGCGATCGGTGGACTCGCCGTCGGGGAGGCGAAAAGCGAGCGCGAGGACGTCTGTGAGCTGACAGCGGCCCTGCTGCCAGAGGACCGCCCGCGCTACCTCATGGGCGTGGGCACTCCGCTGGATGTGCTGGAGGCGGTGCATCGCGGTGTGGACATGTTTGACTGCATCATCCCCACCCAGGTGGCACGACGGGGGACGGCCTTCACCTCACACGGGATCGTGGAGCTACGGCGTGCGGTTTATAAATTCGCCGATGTGCCGCTGGATGCGGCCTGTGGCTGTCCAGTATGCGCCACGCACTCACGGGCCTATCTGCACCACCTCACCAAGACGCAGGAGACGCTGGGGTGGCAGCTCATCGGTCAGCATAATATCCACTTCTACCATGCGCTGATGCGGGAAGTGCGGCAGAGCATCCTGGAAGATCGCTTCACGGCTCTGTATACCCAAAAACGGGCCATTTTGCAGGAGGAGGACGTGGAGAACCCCGTCTCCCCGCCGAAACGCGTAAAGCGCAGCACCGAGCCGCCGACCAGCCTGGGGCACTACGAACTGCATGAGAGCACGGTGAGACACCGCGTGAGTGGTGAGGTGCTCGCCAGCACTTGCACACTCGATTTGGAGCCACTGAAACACATGCTCTTATCTGCGGGTGAGCCCCTGGTCGTCCTCGATCCAGAGCTGGGCATCGGTGCAGCGGCCCTAGCGGCGATCTTGGCCTATGAAGCACTCGCAGAGGCCCAAAACGATGATTTGCGCCCGATGCACATCATCAGCCATGCGGAGGACCTTGACGCTCTGCGGCTCGCACTGGCGCAGAAGCGGCATTTCCCCTTTTTACGCCATGGAGCGGCCGATACGCTGCTACTGCGCGGCAACTGGAAATCCCGCTTCAAGCCTGGGCTGAGCTGGGAGCTGAAATCGCGGGCTACGGAGGCTCCAGTGGCTGATTTTGTGCTACGGGCCGAGTAA
- a CDS encoding PQQ-binding-like beta-propeller repeat protein, with protein sequence MRRKIAPLVAVHLARMIRRIASLLTLLSISSLAAHGAVTTPLFWPTKFGPTGDSIVPAADAAKIPLEWDGSSGKNILWRTPLEGKGHSTPVIGGDLIWFTAATEDGKKMYVYGIDRHDGKIVHHILLFENAQPEELGNPLNNYAAPSPVLEADALYVHFGTYGTARIDPSTGKTVWQRRDINARHFRGPGSSPIIHGGMLVLTFDGIDTQYVTALDKATGSTLWKTPRSTDYGDLDKEGKPTRDGDMRKAYHTPAVFDIGGTEVLVSIGSRAAFGYDVKTGKELWTVRHTGFNAAIPPYRIGDVLLLNSGAERAHTIGIRIDAKMTGDITESHLLFDREKRNASEACPVLLGGTYYQITRGGILSAMDAKTGKDLWEDRLQGRFLPSPIALGDKLLICNDPGQCYFVKASPEKFELTGTNTLPELITSSPVVADGALFIRSAGALYKIGKK encoded by the coding sequence ATGAGGCGAAAGATTGCACCGCTCGTAGCCGTCCATTTGGCCCGCATGATCCGCCGCATCGCCTCACTCCTCACTCTCCTCTCGATCTCCAGCCTCGCCGCACATGGCGCAGTCACGACTCCGCTATTTTGGCCAACTAAATTTGGCCCTACTGGCGACAGCATCGTGCCCGCAGCAGATGCGGCGAAAATCCCCCTCGAATGGGACGGCAGTAGCGGGAAAAACATCCTCTGGCGCACGCCGCTGGAGGGGAAGGGGCACTCCACACCAGTCATCGGTGGGGATTTGATCTGGTTCACCGCTGCCACCGAGGACGGAAAGAAAATGTACGTCTATGGCATCGACCGGCATGACGGAAAGATCGTTCACCACATCCTACTCTTTGAAAATGCCCAGCCTGAGGAGCTAGGGAATCCCCTCAATAACTACGCGGCCCCATCACCCGTGCTCGAAGCAGACGCTCTCTACGTGCACTTCGGCACCTACGGCACTGCACGGATCGACCCCAGCACTGGTAAGACCGTCTGGCAGCGCCGCGACATCAATGCCCGCCACTTTCGCGGCCCTGGCTCATCACCCATCATCCATGGTGGCATGCTCGTGCTCACTTTTGATGGCATTGATACACAGTACGTCACCGCGCTGGATAAGGCCACTGGTAGCACCCTCTGGAAAACGCCACGCAGCACGGATTACGGTGATCTCGATAAAGAAGGCAAGCCCACCCGCGATGGCGACATGCGGAAGGCCTACCACACACCCGCAGTCTTTGACATCGGCGGCACGGAGGTGCTCGTCTCCATCGGATCACGCGCAGCTTTCGGTTATGATGTGAAAACGGGCAAAGAGCTCTGGACCGTGCGCCACACCGGCTTCAATGCCGCCATCCCACCCTATCGCATCGGCGACGTGCTCTTGCTGAATTCGGGTGCCGAGCGTGCTCACACCATCGGCATCCGTATCGACGCTAAAATGACAGGCGACATCACCGAGAGCCATCTGCTCTTTGATCGAGAAAAGCGCAACGCCAGTGAAGCCTGCCCCGTCCTACTCGGTGGCACATATTACCAGATCACACGCGGAGGCATTCTCTCTGCCATGGATGCCAAGACTGGCAAAGATCTGTGGGAAGACCGTCTCCAGGGCCGCTTCCTCCCCAGCCCCATCGCTCTCGGTGACAAGCTCCTCATCTGCAACGATCCCGGCCAGTGCTACTTCGTCAAAGCCAGCCCAGAGAAATTCGAGCTCACAGGTACCAATACACTGCCAGAGCTCATCACCTCCTCTCCCGTGGTTGCGGATGGTGCTCTCTTCATTCGCAGTGCAGGTGCACTATATAAAATCGGTAAAAAGTAA
- a CDS encoding RraA family protein has product MPHLKHSDLLQLKRWNTPTIYNGWEQITKRDSGADAFNIEETRDFMPQMGPMIGYAVTVVIEPSNKAHREANPNAGNEYRRYIASVPGPKIVIVQDLDKPGVIGSFWGEVNSNIHRSLGCVGTITDGAIRDVDEMTNAGFKALARRLCVGHAHVHPVRWNVDVEVFGRKISPGDLIHADKHGFLVIPPEDQPRLLDAARFMDSNECETVIPAARSATGQSTDQIITQLEASITQFSANVKAKFRREGEW; this is encoded by the coding sequence ATGCCACATCTCAAGCACTCCGATCTCCTCCAGCTCAAACGCTGGAATACCCCCACCATCTACAACGGCTGGGAGCAGATCACGAAGAGGGACTCCGGCGCAGATGCCTTCAACATTGAGGAAACGCGTGATTTTATGCCGCAGATGGGGCCGATGATCGGCTACGCCGTCACCGTGGTCATCGAGCCCTCCAACAAAGCCCATCGTGAGGCCAATCCAAACGCCGGCAACGAATACCGCCGCTACATCGCCTCCGTGCCGGGTCCTAAAATCGTCATTGTGCAGGATCTCGATAAACCCGGCGTGATCGGCTCCTTTTGGGGTGAGGTGAATAGCAACATCCACCGCTCTCTCGGCTGCGTAGGCACCATCACCGACGGAGCGATCCGCGATGTCGATGAAATGACCAACGCAGGCTTCAAAGCACTCGCTCGCCGACTCTGCGTGGGGCATGCCCATGTGCATCCGGTGCGCTGGAATGTCGATGTGGAGGTCTTTGGGCGCAAAATCTCTCCAGGGGACCTCATCCATGCCGATAAGCACGGCTTTCTCGTCATCCCGCCGGAGGATCAGCCACGCCTGCTCGATGCGGCCCGCTTCATGGATAGCAACGAATGCGAGACCGTGATCCCCGCAGCTCGTAGCGCCACAGGCCAGAGCACAGACCAGATCATCACGCAGCTAGAGGCCTCCATCACCCAGTTCAGCGCCAATGTGAAAGCGAAATTCCGCCGCGAGGGCGAGTGGTGA
- the coaD gene encoding pantetheine-phosphate adenylyltransferase, which produces MRIALYPGSFDPITNGHLDVIQRAAGLFDRLIVAVARDNAKNSLFSVEERVGLTREATAHIPHVEVMPFDGLLVNFARKMGACALVRGLRAVSDFEFEFQLALMNRKLEPNLETMFLMPREEFTYISSRLVKEIGRLGGGIEPFAPANVVSALRSKYSAELTPS; this is translated from the coding sequence ATGAGAATCGCGCTTTATCCCGGCAGCTTTGATCCCATCACCAACGGCCACCTCGACGTTATCCAGCGTGCCGCTGGCCTCTTTGACCGACTGATCGTCGCGGTGGCTCGTGATAATGCTAAAAACAGCCTCTTTAGCGTGGAGGAGCGTGTGGGGCTGACTCGTGAGGCTACGGCACACATTCCGCATGTCGAGGTGATGCCCTTTGATGGCTTGCTGGTGAATTTTGCCCGCAAAATGGGTGCCTGCGCTCTGGTGCGTGGTCTGCGTGCCGTTTCGGACTTTGAGTTCGAGTTCCAGCTCGCACTCATGAACCGGAAGCTGGAGCCGAATCTGGAAACCATGTTCCTCATGCCCCGCGAGGAGTTCACCTACATCAGCAGCCGCCTCGTCAAAGAAATCGGTCGCCTAGGTGGTGGTATTGAGCCCTTTGCCCCTGCCAATGTCGTCTCTGCGCTGCGCAGCAAGTATAGCGCTGAGTTAACGCCTTCATGA
- the lgt gene encoding prolipoprotein diacylglyceryl transferase: protein MSFFAYYLHNLHPQIIRFTDTLGLQWYGLAYVMGFYLTYRVMVFLARRGLSEIPEKDVSDFISLVALFGVILGGRLGYMLLYNFDGFIREPWTFFMLQNGGMASHGGIAGVALFCLWYARKHHISWTGIGDTLVCGAPLGVFLGRIANFINGELFGRVTNVPWAMKFPTELLHEDFERQGGVPVSLPQGLQHSPDIIAWFEQNGGGRAELEAILHPRHPSQLYEALGEGLLLSAVLIFIRVKWPRLPHGVITGLFFLLYAAARIALENVRQPDSGSEMIMGLTKGQFFSTFMIGIGIVFLVYGFLFGKKPAGVPQMP, encoded by the coding sequence ATGTCTTTCTTCGCCTACTACCTTCACAATCTCCATCCACAGATCATCCGCTTCACGGACACCCTCGGACTGCAATGGTATGGGCTAGCGTATGTGATGGGCTTTTACCTCACCTACCGCGTGATGGTCTTTCTGGCACGACGTGGCCTCTCAGAGATCCCTGAGAAAGATGTGAGCGACTTCATCAGCCTGGTGGCCCTATTCGGCGTGATCCTGGGCGGACGACTCGGCTACATGCTGCTGTATAACTTTGACGGCTTCATCCGTGAGCCGTGGACCTTCTTCATGCTGCAAAATGGTGGCATGGCCAGTCACGGCGGGATCGCTGGAGTGGCGCTTTTTTGCCTCTGGTATGCACGGAAGCACCACATCTCATGGACTGGCATCGGTGACACTTTGGTGTGTGGGGCTCCGCTGGGTGTGTTCCTCGGCAGGATCGCGAATTTCATCAATGGCGAGCTCTTTGGCCGCGTGACGAATGTGCCGTGGGCGATGAAATTCCCCACGGAGCTGTTGCATGAGGATTTCGAGCGTCAGGGCGGTGTGCCGGTTTCGCTGCCCCAGGGCTTGCAGCACAGCCCAGACATCATCGCGTGGTTCGAGCAAAATGGCGGTGGCCGTGCCGAGTTGGAGGCTATTTTGCACCCTCGGCATCCTTCGCAGCTCTATGAGGCGCTGGGGGAGGGATTGCTGCTCTCTGCCGTATTGATCTTCATCCGGGTCAAATGGCCACGGCTGCCACATGGCGTCATCACAGGCCTGTTTTTCCTCCTTTATGCCGCAGCCCGTATCGCACTGGAAAATGTGCGGCAGCCAGATAGCGGCTCAGAGATGATCATGGGCCTCACGAAGGGCCAATTCTTCTCCACATTCATGATCGGGATCGGCATCGTCTTTTTGGTCTATGGCTTCCTTTTTGGCAAAAAGCCCGCCGGAGTGCCTCAGATGCCGTAA
- a CDS encoding beta-lactamase family protein, producing MSAPMLTSERLQAATAWFDENFRTRGDLGASVCVWEKGREVLSLARGHTDRARLHEWTAQTLVPVWSATKGPAALSCLLALAEAALPLESEVAEVWPEFVGGGKEWVTFRHLLTHTAGLCALDERVPIFDYDAVIAALEQQQPLWAPGTRQGYHARTFGFLMDEIVRRVTGAESLGQYFHDTIGEALGLDFWIGLPREQWERVSPIYPGKISVAAADQAFLRAFGTPGSLTLRTFQSPFGLNAVSDFNQSEMWARGYASMGGVGSAAGLARFYALLAGGGRWEGRQIVSEGIIQQFMSSLSQQEDAVLLTPISFGAGVMHDPVDLDPESPGQGRKLRQHFGTAKSAFGHPGAGGSLAFADPENGVSFAYVMNQMETSALPGEKVQGIVRALYGI from the coding sequence ATGAGTGCCCCGATGCTGACCTCTGAGCGGCTCCAGGCGGCCACGGCGTGGTTTGACGAGAATTTCCGCACGCGTGGTGATCTGGGGGCCTCTGTCTGTGTGTGGGAAAAGGGGCGTGAGGTGCTCTCGCTCGCTCGTGGGCATACTGACCGCGCTCGTTTGCATGAGTGGACAGCGCAGACCCTGGTGCCAGTCTGGTCTGCGACGAAAGGGCCGGCCGCGCTCAGCTGTCTGCTGGCGCTGGCGGAGGCCGCTTTGCCGCTGGAGAGTGAGGTGGCGGAGGTGTGGCCCGAGTTTGTGGGCGGAGGGAAGGAGTGGGTTACGTTTCGTCACCTGCTCACACATACGGCGGGCCTTTGTGCACTGGATGAGCGGGTGCCGATCTTTGACTACGATGCCGTCATCGCGGCACTGGAGCAGCAGCAGCCACTGTGGGCTCCGGGCACGCGGCAGGGCTATCACGCTCGCACGTTCGGCTTTTTGATGGATGAAATCGTGCGGCGTGTGACGGGTGCGGAGTCGCTGGGGCAGTATTTCCACGACACGATCGGTGAGGCGCTGGGGCTGGATTTCTGGATCGGGCTGCCGCGTGAGCAGTGGGAGCGTGTGTCGCCGATTTATCCTGGGAAGATCAGCGTCGCGGCGGCAGATCAGGCTTTTTTGCGTGCTTTTGGCACTCCCGGCTCGCTGACGCTGCGCACCTTTCAGTCACCGTTCGGTCTGAATGCCGTGAGTGACTTCAATCAGTCAGAAATGTGGGCACGCGGCTACGCCAGCATGGGTGGAGTGGGCAGCGCGGCGGGGCTGGCGCGGTTCTATGCCTTGCTGGCAGGTGGTGGTCGCTGGGAGGGGCGTCAGATCGTGTCGGAGGGCATCATTCAGCAGTTCATGTCCAGTCTGAGTCAGCAGGAGGATGCCGTGCTGCTCACGCCTATATCTTTTGGCGCTGGAGTGATGCATGACCCGGTCGATCTCGATCCTGAGTCCCCAGGCCAGGGGCGGAAGCTGCGGCAGCATTTTGGCACCGCGAAGAGTGCCTTTGGGCACCCAGGGGCAGGGGGGAGCCTAGCCTTCGCTGATCCTGAAAACGGCGTGTCTTTTGCCTATGTGATGAATCAGATGGAGACCAGTGCACTACCCGGTGAGAAGGTGCAGGGCATCGTGCGGGCGCTTTACGGCATCTGA
- a CDS encoding TIGR01777 family protein: MRIGITGATGFLARHLLLHAHQHERVAYSRSAQPWPVLLADEILRVPADAPHAVPETRLDALVHLAGESLMGFWTQSKKQRIWKSRVDLTASLIAQLRSWRAENRPRVLICASGAGFYGNRGEESLDEYAAAGEGFLAKLCVAWENAAQEAAALGIRVITLRTGMVLGEDGGAFPLLRRVFRLGLGGRLGSGQQWMPWIHVEDAARLILHALDTQSMHGPLNLVAPQAVTNAVFTQTLATVLHRPAFCHVPAAVLRGALPGMAEEMLLPSTRVLPRIATESGYTFAHPQLQGALTSLWQSGT; this comes from the coding sequence ATGCGTATCGGCATCACCGGAGCCACGGGCTTCCTCGCACGACATTTGCTCCTACACGCTCACCAGCATGAGCGTGTGGCCTACAGCCGCTCCGCGCAGCCATGGCCAGTACTTTTGGCAGATGAGATCCTGCGCGTGCCTGCGGATGCGCCGCATGCAGTGCCAGAGACACGGCTGGATGCGCTCGTGCATCTAGCAGGCGAGTCCCTGATGGGTTTTTGGACGCAGTCGAAAAAACAGCGCATCTGGAAAAGCCGTGTCGATCTCACCGCCTCGCTCATCGCGCAGCTCCGCAGCTGGAGAGCAGAAAATCGCCCCCGCGTGCTCATTTGCGCCTCTGGAGCCGGTTTTTACGGGAATCGCGGAGAAGAGAGCCTCGATGAATACGCAGCGGCGGGAGAGGGCTTTTTGGCCAAACTCTGCGTGGCGTGGGAAAATGCCGCCCAGGAGGCCGCTGCACTCGGAATCCGTGTCATCACACTGCGCACCGGCATGGTGCTAGGTGAGGATGGCGGGGCATTTCCGCTGCTGAGGCGTGTATTTCGCCTCGGGCTCGGAGGACGACTAGGCAGCGGGCAGCAGTGGATGCCGTGGATTCATGTCGAAGATGCTGCGAGGCTCATTTTGCATGCCCTGGACACGCAGAGCATGCATGGCCCGCTGAATCTAGTCGCCCCGCAGGCGGTGACGAATGCCGTTTTCACTCAAACGCTCGCTACCGTGCTGCACCGGCCCGCCTTCTGCCATGTGCCCGCAGCCGTGCTACGGGGGGCACTACCCGGTATGGCGGAAGAAATGCTACTGCCGAGCACGCGAGTCCTTCCTCGCATCGCGACGGAATCCGGCTACACTTTCGCTCATCCGCAGCTCCAGGGTGCTCTGACATCCCTGTGGCAATCAGGAACCTAA
- a CDS encoding haloacid dehalogenase-like hydrolase, with protein sequence MASQQTTIGIIYDYDQTLSPTYMQDETLFPHFGINPAQFWKRSRELVDQEGYDGELAYLKCMLDYLDMDRPTNEDLRQLGAKLRFYKGVPEIFSEINNILNDQHRLLGVKIEHYIVSSGLKALLDGSALAPHIKRIFGCEFGEDKNGRITFPKRVISHTTKTQYIFRINKGMLEPHEDVNDHMAPELRPIPFQHMIYVGDGPTDVPCFTLMKRYGGHAIAVYNPDESSRASFRKCFQLTGLADRVKHIAPADYRPGSHLRLLLEEMVREIADTILRKKKQEIEDGTIAAPHF encoded by the coding sequence ATGGCCTCCCAACAGACCACCATCGGCATCATTTACGACTATGATCAGACATTGAGCCCGACGTACATGCAGGACGAGACACTCTTCCCGCACTTCGGCATCAATCCCGCGCAGTTCTGGAAGCGCAGTCGCGAACTCGTCGATCAAGAAGGCTACGACGGCGAGCTCGCCTACCTCAAGTGCATGCTCGACTACCTCGACATGGACCGCCCCACCAATGAAGACCTGCGCCAGCTCGGTGCCAAGCTGCGCTTCTACAAAGGCGTGCCGGAAATCTTTTCGGAGATCAACAACATCCTCAATGACCAACACCGTCTCCTCGGCGTGAAGATCGAGCATTACATCGTCTCCAGCGGACTGAAGGCCCTCCTCGATGGCTCCGCCCTCGCTCCGCATATCAAGCGCATCTTTGGCTGCGAATTCGGAGAGGATAAAAATGGCCGCATCACATTCCCCAAGCGGGTCATCAGCCACACCACCAAGACGCAATACATCTTCCGCATCAATAAAGGCATGCTCGAGCCGCATGAAGACGTGAACGACCACATGGCCCCTGAGCTGCGGCCCATTCCCTTTCAGCACATGATCTACGTCGGTGACGGCCCCACGGACGTGCCGTGCTTTACATTGATGAAGCGCTACGGCGGCCACGCCATCGCCGTGTACAATCCCGATGAGTCCTCCCGCGCCAGTTTCCGCAAATGCTTCCAGCTCACCGGCTTAGCTGACCGCGTGAAGCACATCGCTCCGGCGGACTACCGCCCCGGCAGCCACCTGCGCCTCCTGCTAGAGGAAATGGTCCGCGAAATCGCCGACACCATCCTCCGCAAAAAGAAGCAAGAAATCGAAGACGGCACCATCGCAGCACCGCACTTCTAA